A stretch of the Conger conger chromosome 3, fConCon1.1, whole genome shotgun sequence genome encodes the following:
- the LOC133123243 gene encoding C-X-C motif chemokine 3-like — protein MNTNTLLLLSLVVCATSAMSIMGGTTRCLCQSFRDDLPRRPVKRLEILPPSNSCDQMEIILHLHSGTRFCLNPEAEKIIEVLKKLRSKKAASQKP, from the exons ATGAACACCAACACacttctgctcctctctctggtgGTCTGTGCAACCTCTGCAATGA GCATTATGGGCGGCACCACGCGCTGTCTGTGCCAAAGCTTTCGGGACGACCTGCCCCGCCGGCCCGTGAAACGCCTGGAGATCCTCCCGCCGTCCAACTCCTGCGACCAGATGGAGATcat TCTGCACCTGCACAGTGGAACCCGGTTCTGTCTGAACCCAGAGGCAGAGAAGATCATCGAGGTGCTGAAAAAGCTCAGATC GAAGAAAGCCGCTTCTCAGAAGCCATGA